Proteins encoded together in one Alteribacter keqinensis window:
- a CDS encoding esterase/lipase family protein translates to MKKKILLILVVTLLMSTHVAGASGFHETIGTPGEPGTVMIGEMPDNPDPDKPVLLFVQGLTNNSGAWYEGNVMYSTARDAGYETAFVELYDSGGEPRSYWNNGAMLANQIEQISHYFNGKDIVVVGYSKGGVDAQAALIHYGKHHLVRDVITIGSPHYGSELADLAHSTWAGWLAALIGARSEGTESLQTGNMSYFRSITDNRWEALENTYFTIAGDRAGPFFSSYFTGGLFIPGPSDGVVSVESAHLPYGNILAIGNWNHGEVHLGQNAFPVFSPVLTAPQPVQQNGYEEKKVESDLDILVRGGEKHGEMEETFPVEEGVNKITADWICSEELTEIEVTDPDGNTDKIQVTAKEGEVYFEGAWHHTVEINKPEPGEWTVKTAGGNSAYLLVAAFDSPLNSKVEVTTPAGKKGWKVAPAFTGISPQAGQAVSVHASTEFMPGLRGQSPQSAPRSQTIKQRGQKGVINLPFKGEGSYNTTLDIKGTTPSGHSFERTVIRSVFVDDLGVVHD, encoded by the coding sequence ATGAAAAAGAAAATACTTTTGATATTGGTGGTGACGCTTCTTATGTCCACTCACGTTGCAGGGGCATCAGGTTTTCATGAAACCATCGGGACACCGGGGGAGCCCGGAACGGTTATGATTGGAGAAATGCCGGATAACCCGGATCCTGATAAGCCCGTCTTGTTATTCGTTCAGGGGCTGACAAATAATTCAGGGGCATGGTATGAGGGAAATGTCATGTACAGTACAGCAAGGGATGCGGGATATGAAACAGCCTTTGTGGAGCTTTATGATTCTGGAGGTGAGCCGAGAAGTTACTGGAATAACGGAGCCATGCTTGCCAATCAGATCGAACAGATTTCTCATTATTTTAATGGAAAAGATATTGTTGTCGTGGGATACAGTAAAGGTGGAGTGGATGCCCAGGCTGCTTTGATTCATTACGGAAAACATCACCTCGTCCGTGATGTCATCACGATTGGTTCTCCCCATTACGGCAGTGAACTCGCAGACCTTGCACATAGTACATGGGCAGGCTGGCTGGCAGCTCTAATCGGTGCAAGAAGTGAAGGGACGGAAAGCTTACAGACAGGAAATATGAGTTATTTCAGATCCATCACAGATAACAGGTGGGAGGCACTTGAAAATACGTACTTTACGATTGCCGGGGACAGAGCAGGACCGTTTTTCAGTTCATACTTTACAGGGGGATTGTTTATCCCCGGTCCAAGTGACGGTGTTGTATCTGTAGAAAGTGCCCACCTGCCATATGGCAACATCCTGGCTATCGGTAACTGGAATCACGGTGAGGTACACCTGGGGCAAAATGCGTTTCCCGTTTTCAGCCCGGTCCTGACTGCTCCACAACCTGTTCAGCAAAACGGATATGAAGAAAAAAAAGTAGAAAGTGACCTTGATATCCTTGTACGAGGTGGTGAAAAGCATGGTGAAATGGAGGAAACGTTCCCGGTTGAAGAAGGGGTAAATAAAATTACTGCAGATTGGATATGTTCTGAAGAATTAACGGAAATTGAAGTGACAGACCCAGACGGAAATACTGATAAAATTCAAGTTACAGCGAAAGAAGGAGAAGTGTATTTTGAAGGGGCCTGGCACCATACTGTGGAGATCAATAAGCCTGAGCCCGGAGAGTGGACCGTCAAGACAGCAGGCGGAAACAGTGCTTATCTACTTGTGGCGGCATTTGATTCCCCTCTAAACAGTAAGGTAGAGGTCACTACGCCTGCTGGAAAAAAGGGATGGAAAGTAGCACCTGCCTTTACGGGTATTTCGCCACAAGCAGGACAGGCAGTGTCAGTTCACGCCTCTACAGAATTTATGCCCGGGCTGCGGGGGCAGTCTCCTCAATCGGCTCCTCGCTCTCAAACGATAAAGCAGCGGGGGCAAAAGGGAGTAATAAACCTGCCTTTCAAGGGGGAAGGCTCCTATAATACTACCTTGGATATTAAAGGTACTACTCCGTCAGGTCACTCTTTTGAAAGGACCGTTATACGCTCTGTGTTTGTCGATGACCTGGGAGTTGTCCATGATTAA
- a CDS encoding PspA/IM30 family protein, whose protein sequence is MFRFFNRVRTIVSSELNALLNKAEDPSKMLDQFIVDMEKDIADVESAVAKQIANEKLLHRKFEEAVSYTAKREEQALAALESDDEALARRVLEDKNKQQANADALKQSYEEAQKLSAELKDKMREMKAEHDEMKMKKDSLKARSESAKARAKVNRAMSGIGDSAKSGFERMEEKVLQNEAEAESSEELRSLNKSLDDELAGLETSSSVDRELAALKEKMQKKNA, encoded by the coding sequence ATGTTTCGTTTTTTTAACCGGGTTCGTACGATTGTTTCATCTGAATTAAATGCCCTTTTAAACAAAGCAGAAGATCCATCGAAGATGCTCGACCAGTTCATCGTTGATATGGAAAAGGATATTGCTGATGTAGAAAGTGCTGTTGCTAAACAAATCGCAAATGAAAAATTGCTTCATAGGAAATTTGAAGAAGCCGTCTCTTACACAGCCAAGCGGGAGGAACAGGCTCTTGCTGCACTGGAATCTGATGATGAAGCCCTTGCACGCCGTGTACTTGAAGATAAAAATAAGCAGCAGGCTAACGCAGACGCACTGAAGCAGTCCTATGAAGAAGCGCAAAAGCTCTCAGCTGAACTAAAAGATAAAATGAGAGAAATGAAAGCTGAGCATGATGAGATGAAGATGAAAAAAGATTCACTCAAAGCCCGGTCGGAAAGTGCAAAAGCCCGTGCTAAAGTAAACCGTGCTATGTCCGGCATAGGAGACAGTGCAAAGAGCGGATTTGAGCGGATGGAAGAAAAAGTTCTTCAGAATGAAGCAGAAGCAGAATCTTCAGAGGAACTGAGAAGCTTAAATAAGTCTCTCGACGATGAACTGGCAGGCCTTGAAACGTCAAGCTCTGTTGATCGTGAATTAGCAGCTCTGAAAGAAAAGATGCAAAAGAAAAATGCGTAA